The following are encoded in a window of Roseimaritima ulvae genomic DNA:
- a CDS encoding P-II family nitrogen regulator — protein sequence MKLIIAIIQPEKLEAVKQALTEVDVVRLTVMDCQGFGRQKGQTGIYRGHEFSFNLLRKVQLQIAVNEDFVSPTVDAILGAGRSGDQGAIGDGKIFVLPMDDCIRIRTGERGEEAI from the coding sequence GTGAAATTAATCATCGCCATTATCCAGCCCGAGAAGTTGGAAGCCGTCAAGCAAGCCCTTACCGAAGTCGACGTGGTGCGGTTGACGGTCATGGATTGCCAGGGGTTTGGACGTCAAAAGGGCCAGACGGGAATCTATCGAGGCCACGAGTTCTCGTTTAATCTGCTTCGCAAGGTGCAGTTGCAGATCGCCGTCAACGAGGACTTTGTCAGCCCGACGGTGGATGCCATCTTGGGCGCCGGCCGCAGCGGCGACCAGGGAGCCATCGGGGATGGAAAGATATTTGTCCTGCCGATGGACGATTGCATCCGCATCCGCACCGGTGAACGCGGCGAAGAAGCGATTTAG
- a CDS encoding MBL fold metallo-hydrolase RNA specificity domain-containing protein, with amino-acid sequence MKLIHHGAHQGVTGSCHQLKMDNGSSYLVDCGLFQGDDAKRNPNPEIKFSLSGIEALLLTHVHIDHCGRIPYLLSAGFNKPIYCSHPTAKLLPLVMEDAIRIGFTRNRRMIDKFLKTVGKLLRPLDYGEWHAIEAGGQIRLRPAGHVLGSTVFEVQTADGATVVFSGDIGSRNAPLLNEVTSPPKADLLVLESTYGDRFHDAPDDRTKQLEAILCHTLADKGVTIIPAFSLGRTQALLFEMNSIFEHMQSQQGCSLMKKVDVIVDSPLASRFTQIYKDLQPFWGQEAQAVLRIDDQPLVFDNLTTVGDHAEHMDTLNYLAEHKLPAIVIAGSGMCTGGRVVNYLKRFLQEPTADVVFVGYQAHGTPGHHIQQQRDWVRLDGKKFQIHAKVHQLSGYSAHGDQADLLRFVEQFESRPQHIRLVHGEYHAKKVLREQLSRRGYEVD; translated from the coding sequence ATGAAGCTGATCCACCACGGCGCCCACCAGGGAGTAACCGGATCCTGCCACCAACTAAAGATGGACAACGGCAGTAGTTACCTGGTCGATTGCGGGTTGTTTCAAGGAGATGACGCTAAACGCAATCCCAATCCCGAAATCAAATTTTCGCTCTCCGGCATCGAAGCGCTGCTGCTGACCCACGTCCATATCGACCATTGTGGGCGGATCCCATACCTGCTGTCAGCGGGATTCAACAAGCCGATTTACTGCAGTCATCCCACGGCGAAATTGCTGCCCCTGGTGATGGAAGACGCCATTCGCATCGGCTTTACACGCAACCGCCGGATGATCGACAAGTTTCTCAAGACGGTTGGCAAATTGCTGCGTCCGCTAGATTACGGCGAGTGGCATGCGATCGAGGCCGGCGGTCAGATTCGCCTGCGGCCCGCCGGACATGTGCTGGGATCGACGGTTTTTGAAGTCCAAACCGCCGACGGCGCCACGGTCGTCTTTTCCGGAGATATCGGCAGCCGCAACGCTCCCCTGCTGAACGAAGTCACCAGTCCGCCCAAAGCCGATCTGCTGGTCTTGGAAAGCACCTACGGCGACCGCTTTCACGACGCTCCCGACGACCGCACCAAACAACTGGAAGCCATCCTCTGCCACACCCTGGCCGACAAGGGCGTGACCATCATCCCCGCCTTTAGTCTGGGACGAACTCAGGCGCTACTGTTTGAAATGAACAGCATCTTCGAACACATGCAAAGCCAGCAAGGCTGCAGTTTAATGAAGAAGGTGGACGTGATCGTGGACTCGCCGCTGGCCTCCCGGTTCACACAAATCTACAAAGACCTGCAACCCTTCTGGGGCCAAGAAGCTCAAGCCGTGCTGCGGATCGATGACCAACCGCTGGTGTTCGACAACTTGACCACCGTCGGCGACCATGCCGAGCACATGGATACGCTGAATTATCTGGCAGAACACAAACTGCCGGCAATCGTGATCGCCGGCAGCGGGATGTGTACCGGGGGCCGCGTGGTCAATTACCTCAAGCGGTTTTTGCAAGAACCCACCGCCGACGTTGTGTTTGTAGGCTACCAGGCACATGGCACTCCGGGACACCACATCCAACAACAGCGTGATTGGGTTCGGCTGGACGGCAAGAAATTTCAGATCCATGCCAAGGTGCACCAGTTGAGTGGTTATTCGGCGCATGGCGACCAAGCCGACCTGTTGCGATTTGTCGAACAGTTCGAATCGCGGCCACAGCACATCCGCTTGGTGCACGGCGAATACCACGCCAAAAAAGTCCTCCGCGAACAGCTCAGCCGCCGCGGCTACGAGGTCGACTAA